In Mytilus trossulus isolate FHL-02 chromosome 14, PNRI_Mtr1.1.1.hap1, whole genome shotgun sequence, a genomic segment contains:
- the LOC134695606 gene encoding transmembrane protein 272-like has product MDAPPSYNSLYGKIFEAKVTSDGNVDFARKSIGIVCNSVIATVFLVVSITVPIAAIVIGGLYLHDCPKQKYIPIYLIVFGAFSIVKALSSLRDKCKASNNAGEQEENKPKGACDAIIGLFLCIWFMLGSVWVYTTYKHFSTDESSDEYCQPTLFSFSFWLITGQFIVIGLLSLLCCGCCISMVCCSAKNQSYGSFSEYGV; this is encoded by the exons ATGGACGCACCACCATCTTATAACTCTTTATATGGTAAAATTTTTGAGGCAAAGGTTACTTCGGATGGGAATGTCGATTTCGCACGTAAATCAATAGGAATTGTGTGTAATTCGG TGATTGCCACAGTTTTCCTAGTTGTGTCAATAACAGTGCCAATAGCAGCCATAGTAATAg gagGACTATACCTACATGACTGTccaaaacagaaatatattCCTATATACCTCATCGTATTTGGCGCTTTTTCTATTGTGAAAGCTTTGTCGAGTTTGAGGGACAAGTGTAAAGCCAGTAACAATGCTGGAGAACAGGAAGAAAACAAACCTAAAGGTGCATGTGATGCAATCATTGGTTTGTTTCTATGTATATGGTTTATGCTAG gAAGTGTCTGGGTTTATACGACGTATAAACACTTCTCCACAGATGAATCGAGTGACGAATACTGTCAACCAACATTATTTTCTTTCTCCTTTTGGTTAATTACTGGTCAATTCATAGTTATTGGACTTTTATCTCTCCTCTGCTGTGGATGTTGTATTTCAATGGTATGCTGTAGTGCTAAAAATCAATCATACGGATCATTTAGTGAATATGGTGTATAA
- the LOC134695605 gene encoding transmembrane protein 272-like: MDQPPSYDSLFGKIAQAKVTSDGNVDFARKSIGIVCNSVIATVLLVVSLAVPVAAIVIGGLYLNDCPKQKYIPIYLIVFGAFSIVKAVSSLVDNFRARKNEGEQEESKPKSACDGIIGCFLFAWFIAGNVWVYSTYKKFSTDELSEEYCQPTLFYFSFWLITGTYIIMGLFFLLCCGCCISMLCCSAKMSSYGSPTSKYGV, from the exons ATGGACCAACCGCCATCATATGACTCCTTATTTGGTAAAATAGCTCAGGCAAAGGTAACGTCTGATGGAAATGTTGATTTCGCCCGAAAATCAATAGGAATTGTGTGTAACTCCG tgATTGCCACAGTATTATTAGTTGTGTCCTTAGCAGTGCCAGTAGCAGCCATAGTAATAG gaGGACTTTACCTAAATGACTGTccaaaacagaaatatattCCTATATACCTCATCGTATTTGGAGCTTTTTCCATTGTGAAAGCTGTGTCGAGTTTGGTAGACAATTTTAGAGCAAGGAAAAATGAAGGAGAGCAGGAAGAAAGCAAACCTAAAAGTGCATGTGATGGTATCATTGGTTGTTTTCTGTTTGCATGGTTTATAGCAG gaaATGTCTGGGTTTATTCGACGTATAAAAAGTTCTCTACAGATGAATTGAGTGAAGAATACTGTCAaccaacattattttatttctccTTTTGGTTAATTACTGGTACATACATAATTATGGGACTCTTTTTTCTCCTCTGCTGTGGATGTTGTATATCAATGTTATGCTGTAGTGCTAAAATGTCATCATATGGATCACCTACTAGTAAATATGGTGTATGA
- the LOC134697660 gene encoding uncharacterized protein LOC134697660, with translation MRLKFLFYGNENVINNHPFTMKSGYIPNFANTAIENYIFATKIELGRIHLHKFKDNLTKSERMALQSLKQNKEIVIKKADKNSSTVILDKKNYIEQALSQLNDGIHYEQIAISHCTEIYNLIEGKVKILHEQSHIDDISLRYLLDTKVEKIQVGRLYLLPKIHKIDLNIRNEIRNNKELLQRVQIPGRPIISLCNSPIERIGQFIDYFLQPIVRQLWTFTQDTTFFINKIERIEAPDDVILATFDISSMYTNLSHEEIIQAVYRAWPKLMAYNYAIPLPPRTEFLELLRITLENNEFEFNSVIYKQIVGVPMGAPMSPSLTDLRIFEIISKILKEFTHAFKIIHLSVYRDDGFMLFAGNENELVDFFEIANNIHLLIKFTHETSRTNVQFLDVTVYKGKRFITNKILDIKLYRKPTDNYQYLHRSSSHPSSVFKGFITGEIIRFIRSSNNVEDIEAQIQLFREKLQKRGYVADEIDPLITTTMKRTRESTLRYISKKKGKSPPLCFITKFNPRVKQLGKTLRKHWHLISNDGTANQLFKKPPIIAYQKHKNLKEYLTSSKLK, from the coding sequence ATGAGACTTAAATTTCTGTTCTATGGCAATGAAAATGTCATAAATAATCATCCATTTACTATGAAATCAGGATATATTCCAAACTTTGCTAATACAGCtatagaaaattatatatttgcaactaaaattgaatTAGGAAGAATACACTTGCATAAATTCAAAGATAACTTAACAAAATCAGAAAGAATGGCATTACAGTCactgaaacaaaataaagaaatagtaATTAAAAAAGCTGATAAAAACTCTTCAACAGTGATTCTTGATAAAAAGAATTATATTGAACAAGCGTTATCTCAGCTTAACGATGGAATACATTACGAACAAATTGCAATATCACACTGTACGGAGATTTACAATCTAATAGAGGGTAAAGTTAAGATATTACATGAACAATCACACATAGATGACATATCGTTGAGATATCTTTTAGACACAAAAGTCGAAAAAATTCAAGTTGGCAGATTATATCTATTAcctaaaattcacaaaattgaCCTCAACATTAGAAATGAAATCAGGAATAATAAAGAATTACTTCAAAGAGTACAAATACCTGGTAGACCTATCATTTCACTTTGTAATAGCCCAATTGAAAGAATTGGCCAATTCATTGACTACTTTCTTCAACCTATTGTACGTCAATTATGGACATTTACACAAGATACGACGTTCttcattaacaaaattgaaagaATAGAGGCACCTGATGATGTCATTTTAGCGACTTTTGACATAAGCAGTATGTACACAAATCTGAGTCACGAAGAAATAATTCAGGCTGTGTACAGAGCATGGCCTAAACTTATGGCATATAATTATGCAATCCCACTCCCACCACGGACTGAATTTCTGGAATTACTAAGAATTACACTAGAAAACAATGAATTTGAGTTTAATAGCGTAATATATAAACAGATAGTGGGTGTTCCCATGGGAGCCCCTATGTCGCCAAGCTTAACTGATTTGAGAATTTTTGAAATcatctcaaaaatactgaaagaATTTACACACGCTTtcaaaattatacatttgtcaGTATATAGAGATGACGGCTTTATGTTATTTGCCGGAAATGAAAATGAACTGGTTGACTTTTTTGAAATAGCTAACAACATTCATCTACTCATTAAGTTCACACATGAAACCTCAAGGACAAACGTTCAATTTTTAGATGTAACAGTGTACAAAGGAAAAagatttattacaaataaaatcttAGATATCAAACTATATCGCAAACCAACAGATAACTACCAATACCTGCATAGATCATCATCCCACCCATCGTCTGTATTTAAAGGTTTTATTACAGGAGAAATTATAAGATTTATTCGGTCATCTAATAATGTAGAGGACATAGAAGCACAAATTCAATTGTTCAGAGAAAAACTTCAGAAACGGGGTTATGTTGCAGACGAAATTGACCCCTTAATAACAACAACAATGAAAAGAACAAGGGAAAGTACATTACGGTACATATCTAAGAAGAAAGGGAAATCACCACCTTTATGcttcataacaaaatttaatcctagAGTTAAACAACTAGGTAAAACTTTAAGAAAACACTGGCACTTAATTTCGAATGATGGCACAGCAaatcaactttttaaaaaaccaCCCATTATTGCATACCAGAAACACAAGAacttaaaagaatatttaacatcttctaaattaaaatag